One region of Tachysurus fulvidraco isolate hzauxx_2018 chromosome 9, HZAU_PFXX_2.0, whole genome shotgun sequence genomic DNA includes:
- the LOC113653639 gene encoding BOLA class I histocompatibility antigen, alpha chain BL3-7-like — protein sequence MSLCSTVMKTLIFFTFSLHLSSAVTHSMQYFYTGVTSGINFPEFTALGQVDGGQFAYYDSNIRKMIPKTEWIQKNEGEDYWNTETQKHQGHQEIFKVNVATAMQRFNQSTGVHTWQEMYGCELDDDGTVRGYRQYGYDGEDFISLDLKTFTWTAAKPQAVITKNKWDNNPGMTVSNKNYLEKECIDWTKKYVSYGKETLERKVRPTASVFRKEASSPEVVCHATGFFPKAVMISWRKDGEDVHEDVELRETLPNQDGSFQKRSILKVPAEELQKHTYTCVIQHSSMEDLVLEVPKGGVPMAIIIGVVVALVLLVAVVAGVMVWKKKNSGFKRAPASEESSSTNS from the exons ATGTCGCTCTGCAGCACAGTGATGAAGACTCTGATCTTCttcacattttctcttcatctttcaTCAGCAG tcacacactccATGCAGTATTTCTACACTGGAGTTACATCTGGAATAAATTTCCCAGAATTCACTGCTTTGGGTCAGGTGGATGGAGGACAGTTTGCGTATTATGACAGTAACATCAGGAAAATGATCCCAAAGACGGAGTGGATACAGAAGAATGAGGGAGAAGATTACTGgaacactgagacacagaagCATCAGGGTCATCAGGAGATCTTCAAAGTCAATGTGGCTACAGCAATGCAGCGCTTTAATCAGtctacag gagttcACACATGGCAGGAGATGTACGGCTGTGAGCTGGACGATGACGGGACTGTTAGAGGATACAGACAGTACGGTTATGATGGAGAAGATTTCATCAGTTTGGATCTGAAAACCTTCACATGGACTGCAGCTAAACCACAAGCTGTGATCACCAAGAACAAGTGGGATAATAATCCTGGTATGACTGTGAGCAATAAGAACTACCTGGAGAAGGAGTGTATCGACTGGACAAAGAAGTATGTGTCTTACGGCAAAGAGACTCTGGAGAGGAAAG tTCGTCCTACAGCGTCAGTGTTCCGGAAAGAAGCCTCTTCTCCAGAGGTGGTGTGTCACGCTACAGGTTTCTTCCCCAAAGCAGTGATGATCTCCTGGAGGAAGGACGGAGAGGACGTGCATGAGGACGTGGAGCTCAGAGAGACGTTACCCAACCAGGATggaagcttccagaagagaagcATTCTGAAAGTCCCAGCTGAGGAGCTGCAGAAACACACCTACACCTGTGTGATTCAGCACAGCAGTATGGAGGATTTAGTGCTAGAAGTACCAAAAG GTGGAGTACCGATGGCTATCATCATTGGTGTAGTCGTGGCTCTCGTCCTTCtcgttgctgttgttgctggaGTTATggtctggaagaagaagaactctg GCTTCAAACGTGCTCCAGCCTCTGAAGAGTCTTCCTCCACCAACTCTTAA